A genomic stretch from Acetobacter ascendens includes:
- the tsaE gene encoding tRNA (adenosine(37)-N6)-threonylcarbamoyltransferase complex ATPase subunit type 1 TsaE — MARDIILQNEGATIKLATKLAEYAQAGDAILLSGPLGAGKSLFARAFLRAFCQVPNLEVPSPTYTLVQSYESPLCVVSHFDLWRLGGPDELEELGWDEAREGVVLVEWPQKLEDLLPEDALNLEIHVLADGQRQARLSGWEERLQKVDLAGCGAGI, encoded by the coding sequence ATGGCCAGAGATATAATTCTGCAAAATGAAGGTGCGACAATAAAGCTGGCCACAAAGCTGGCAGAATATGCGCAAGCAGGAGATGCTATTTTGCTTTCAGGTCCGCTTGGGGCCGGGAAAAGCCTTTTTGCACGTGCTTTTTTGCGAGCATTTTGCCAAGTGCCTAATCTGGAGGTGCCAAGCCCTACCTATACCTTAGTGCAATCTTACGAATCCCCTTTATGCGTTGTGTCTCATTTTGACCTATGGCGATTGGGTGGCCCAGACGAACTTGAAGAGCTTGGGTGGGATGAAGCACGAGAAGGTGTGGTGCTTGTTGAATGGCCACAAAAACTAGAAGACTTGTTGCCTGAAGATGCCTTGAATCTTGAAATACATGTTCTGGCTGATGGGCAACGCCAAGCTAGATTATCAGGATGGGAAGAAAGATTGCAAAAGGTGGATCTGGCTGGCTGTGGGGCTGGCATATGA
- the accD gene encoding acetyl-CoA carboxylase, carboxyltransferase subunit beta, producing the protein MSWITEYVRPKIRGLLRRDVPDNLWTTCDSCSQMILTKELHKALNVCPHCGHHMRAPVMDRLKWTFDNGDFTRIELPSAPVDPLGFRDQKKYTDRLKDARAKSHLDESLVVAHGTIGGHQAVVGVMAFEFMAGTMGAAFGERFVAAARLAILQKAPLVIFTASGGARMQEGVISLMQMPRTTLAVEMLKEAGLPYIVVLTNPTTGGVTASFAMLGDVQMAEPNALIGFAGPRVIQDTVREKLPEGFQRSEYLLDHGMLDMVVQRKDVPATLARVIGLLMHAPADVKAPPPRPQAPAPAAAE; encoded by the coding sequence ATGAGCTGGATCACCGAATATGTTCGTCCCAAAATTCGCGGCCTGCTGCGTCGGGATGTGCCGGATAATCTGTGGACGACCTGTGACTCATGCAGCCAGATGATTCTGACCAAAGAGCTGCACAAGGCATTGAATGTGTGCCCTCATTGTGGGCACCACATGCGTGCACCAGTTATGGACCGTCTGAAATGGACGTTTGATAACGGGGACTTCACCCGTATTGAGCTGCCATCTGCTCCGGTTGATCCGCTCGGGTTCCGTGATCAGAAAAAATATACAGATCGCCTTAAGGATGCGCGTGCAAAAAGCCATCTGGACGAATCGCTGGTTGTGGCTCACGGCACCATTGGTGGCCATCAGGCTGTCGTGGGCGTAATGGCGTTTGAATTCATGGCAGGCACCATGGGGGCTGCTTTTGGTGAACGCTTTGTGGCTGCTGCACGTCTGGCCATTCTCCAAAAAGCTCCTCTGGTTATCTTCACCGCTTCTGGTGGCGCGCGGATGCAGGAAGGCGTTATCAGTCTGATGCAGATGCCTCGTACTACTTTAGCTGTTGAGATGCTTAAAGAAGCCGGGCTGCCTTATATTGTGGTGCTTACCAACCCGACTACAGGTGGGGTTACGGCCTCCTTTGCCATGTTGGGTGATGTGCAGATGGCTGAACCCAATGCGTTGATCGGTTTTGCTGGCCCGCGCGTTATTCAGGATACGGTGCGCGAAAAGCTGCCAGAAGGCTTCCAGCGGTCCGAATACCTGCTGGATCATGGCATGTTGGATATGGTGGTACAGCGTAAGGATGTGCCCGCAACATTGGCCCGCGTGATCGGGCTGCTGATGCATGCACCAGCAGATGTAAAAGCACCACCGCCGCGCCCGCAGGCACCGGCTCCCGCCGCTGCAGAGTAA
- the addB gene encoding double-strand break repair protein AddB, with amino-acid sequence MKLTTIPAHLPFLDQLALRWIQAANHDVEVIGEGIIVLPGRRAARALTEAFLRHMDGQSVLLPRIVPIGTLDEAELGLSAGIGSELALDLPPAVAGMTRLAVLARLVLQADKAFGTRPTLDQAWSLAKALADLMDEAEWSGVNLAERLPEAVQENFAEHWQIILRFLEIVTQAWPEWLKENGVMNPVARQVALLEAQADLWHKFAQQGDNTPIWAAGFTHVMQPTVKVLQAVLECPAGKVILPGLDMMMAEETFLSLPDSHPQAGLSALLKNLEITRNTVEVWESAGKGAERAAILSRILLPAEALDDWSHPGGAELENVYRLDTADQQEEAVAISMIMREAIEKPAHRVALVTPDRVLAARVATELARWGVLADDSAGSSLVDTPAAVLLRLVAQMVDSRFSPVSLLSVLKHPLVACGFATGVCRATARLLERAILRGPAPPPGFAALCQVVDNALENPNERAKAKLEGGVTADRPFGPVALSVFMERLAFCLEPILGWELDAAEASMQTAQGLEQHCAPVPDLLAALIATVERLVATDEESASERLWRGEEGNMLASQLTELMLASDVLPPQPPVVLDGLLTAVLAPERVAMRRGGDPKSLHPRVLIWGLFESRLQTAETVILGGLSEGVWPPVVDAGPWMSRPMRQRMGLPSPEQAVGQAAHDFFASAAAAGTVILSSARRREGAPVVPARWLTRLDAFLAGRNGHIPNHPALFWLNKLDQPLGPATPVVPPQPMPPVALRPRRLSVTEIETWIRDPYAIYAKHVLRIEVLPELEEAADASDYGMIVHKALERWVKAYGVAWPENAEKKLCDLFSASLQEHVLRPALRAWWAPRLTRIAQWVVQAEEKRRNEHGVPRAILTEIRGRVSIMDAPGGKFDIVGRADRIELNTDGHVIVQDYKTGTLPSAKDVLAGWSPQLPLEAAMIIRGGFKEVPEHSREISNLIYWRLTGGAEPGEEVVVKTREALSLTDLAEQTWENLLLRIAAYDQPDQPYLSHPHPGREPRFADYARLARVPEWNSARKENDE; translated from the coding sequence ATGAAACTTACAACAATCCCTGCACATCTTCCTTTTCTTGATCAACTTGCTTTACGTTGGATTCAAGCCGCAAATCATGATGTAGAAGTCATAGGTGAGGGTATTATTGTACTGCCCGGCAGGCGTGCTGCGCGTGCATTAACAGAAGCCTTTTTGCGCCATATGGATGGGCAGAGCGTATTGCTGCCACGCATTGTACCTATCGGTACTCTGGATGAAGCAGAACTAGGATTATCTGCTGGTATAGGCAGTGAACTGGCATTGGACTTGCCTCCTGCTGTTGCAGGCATGACAAGGCTGGCTGTGTTGGCTCGGCTGGTTTTGCAGGCAGATAAAGCATTTGGCACCCGCCCAACGTTAGATCAGGCATGGTCTCTGGCAAAAGCTCTGGCGGATTTAATGGATGAAGCTGAGTGGTCTGGGGTCAATCTAGCAGAGCGATTGCCAGAAGCTGTACAGGAAAATTTTGCAGAACATTGGCAAATTATTTTAAGATTTCTAGAAATTGTGACACAGGCATGGCCTGAATGGCTAAAGGAAAACGGGGTAATGAACCCTGTGGCCAGACAAGTGGCTTTGCTGGAAGCACAGGCTGATTTATGGCATAAATTTGCGCAACAAGGTGATAATACACCTATATGGGCCGCAGGGTTTACGCATGTTATGCAGCCTACAGTAAAAGTGTTGCAAGCTGTTCTGGAATGTCCTGCTGGCAAGGTTATATTGCCTGGCTTGGATATGATGATGGCAGAAGAAACCTTTCTTTCCTTGCCAGATAGTCATCCTCAGGCTGGGTTAAGCGCTTTACTAAAAAATTTAGAAATCACACGAAATACAGTTGAAGTTTGGGAAAGTGCAGGGAAAGGCGCTGAGCGGGCAGCTATCCTTTCACGCATTCTTCTTCCAGCAGAAGCTTTGGATGATTGGTCTCATCCGGGTGGTGCAGAGTTAGAAAATGTTTACAGGCTAGATACAGCAGATCAACAGGAAGAAGCTGTTGCAATTAGTATGATCATGCGTGAGGCTATTGAAAAGCCAGCGCATCGTGTCGCCCTTGTCACACCTGATCGTGTATTGGCTGCACGTGTGGCCACAGAACTGGCGCGATGGGGCGTGCTGGCGGATGATAGTGCAGGTTCATCCTTGGTGGATACACCTGCGGCTGTTCTGTTGCGCCTTGTCGCGCAAATGGTGGATAGTAGGTTTTCGCCAGTTTCTCTTTTAAGTGTTTTAAAACATCCTTTGGTTGCATGTGGTTTTGCAACAGGTGTTTGCCGTGCAACAGCACGACTTTTAGAACGTGCTATATTACGAGGTCCAGCACCTCCACCTGGTTTTGCCGCTTTATGCCAAGTGGTGGATAATGCTTTAGAAAACCCAAATGAAAGAGCAAAAGCCAAGCTAGAAGGGGGCGTTACGGCTGATCGGCCTTTTGGTCCGGTTGCATTATCTGTTTTTATGGAACGTCTGGCATTTTGTCTGGAGCCAATTCTTGGGTGGGAGCTTGATGCTGCAGAAGCAAGTATGCAGACAGCACAAGGTTTAGAGCAGCATTGTGCGCCTGTGCCAGATTTGTTGGCAGCATTAATTGCCACAGTAGAGCGTTTGGTCGCCACTGATGAAGAAAGTGCATCAGAACGTTTGTGGCGTGGTGAGGAAGGCAATATGCTTGCCAGCCAGTTGACAGAATTAATGTTGGCATCAGACGTTTTGCCACCTCAACCTCCTGTTGTTTTAGATGGCTTACTAACAGCGGTTCTGGCTCCTGAACGCGTTGCTATGCGCCGGGGGGGGGACCCCAAATCTTTACATCCACGTGTTCTCATCTGGGGATTGTTTGAATCGCGCCTGCAAACAGCAGAAACAGTTATCTTAGGCGGCCTTTCCGAAGGTGTCTGGCCGCCCGTAGTGGATGCTGGCCCGTGGATGAGCCGCCCTATGCGACAAAGAATGGGGTTGCCATCTCCAGAGCAAGCAGTCGGGCAGGCAGCGCATGATTTTTTTGCCAGTGCGGCTGCCGCAGGTACAGTTATTCTTTCCAGCGCACGGCGACGAGAGGGAGCGCCAGTTGTGCCGGCCAGATGGCTTACGCGGCTAGATGCTTTTTTGGCAGGACGTAACGGGCATATTCCTAATCATCCTGCCTTGTTTTGGTTGAATAAGTTAGATCAGCCATTAGGGCCTGCAACACCTGTTGTACCGCCGCAGCCCATGCCACCTGTTGCGCTGCGGCCACGTCGTTTGAGTGTGACAGAAATAGAGACTTGGATAAGAGATCCATACGCTATTTACGCAAAACACGTTTTGCGAATTGAAGTTTTGCCTGAATTGGAAGAAGCAGCAGATGCATCCGATTACGGTATGATTGTGCATAAAGCATTAGAGCGTTGGGTGAAGGCTTATGGTGTGGCATGGCCTGAGAATGCAGAAAAGAAATTATGTGATTTATTTTCTGCAAGTTTACAGGAGCATGTTTTGCGCCCAGCACTGCGTGCATGGTGGGCTCCTAGGTTAACGCGTATTGCCCAATGGGTAGTGCAGGCTGAAGAAAAGCGGCGCAATGAACACGGTGTGCCGCGCGCTATTCTTACAGAAATTCGTGGCCGTGTGAGCATTATGGACGCCCCAGGCGGCAAGTTTGACATTGTTGGTCGAGCAGATCGTATAGAATTAAATACTGATGGGCACGTGATTGTGCAGGATTATAAAACAGGCACCTTACCATCTGCCAAAGATGTTTTGGCGGGTTGGAGCCCGCAGCTACCGCTTGAAGCGGCTATGATTATACGGGGTGGTTTTAAGGAAGTTCCTGAACATTCAAGAGAAATATCGAATCTTATTTATTGGCGTCTAACTGGAGGTGCAGAGCCGGGAGAAGAGGTGGTTGTGAAGACCCGTGAAGCGCTCAGCCTTACAGACCTGGCCGAACAAACTTGGGAAAATTTGCTATTGCGGATAGCTGCATACGATCAACCAGATCAGCCTTATCTTTCTCATCCTCATCCGGGTAGAGAACCACGATTTGCCGATTATGCACGTCTGGCGCGTGTGCCCGAGTGGAACTCGGCCCGTAAGGAGAATGACGAATGA
- a CDS encoding bifunctional folylpolyglutamate synthase/dihydrofolate synthase, translating to MTKAAASSPTAEFTGRTGAVLERLNNLYPALIDLSLGRLEALLAKLGHPEEKLPPVIHVAGTNGKGSTCATLRAIGEAAGWRVHVMTSPHLVDVTERFRIAGKLVSESELVATLEEIERVNDGAPITVFEVLTAAGFLLFSRHPADLAIIEVGLGGRCDATNVLRKPAACIVTSVSRDHEAFLGDTLEAIAAEKAGIFKPGVPAVTGNQPEAVIKVLQAQADKVGAPLYRRGAEWSIYPQNDAESDTTGLTFTDKAGELALPQPALVGAWQVENVGLAVEALRVSGLHVPEQAWHGIGRVNWPARMQQLHGKLASHLPKGWELWLDGGHNPGAGNALAQELVHWKDQPLHVLVGMKQTKDATGFLNPVLPFASSVWAICEPQQHLALPVEAIVETSGGKAQVGPTLVEALDALVAQNPQQHARVLICGSLYLAGVALKQEGWVAA from the coding sequence ATGACAAAAGCAGCAGCTTCTAGCCCGACAGCAGAATTTACGGGCCGGACAGGCGCGGTGCTGGAACGGCTGAATAACCTGTATCCAGCACTGATTGATCTTTCCTTGGGGCGGCTGGAAGCGCTGCTGGCAAAGCTGGGGCATCCGGAAGAAAAGCTGCCTCCGGTTATCCATGTTGCAGGCACAAACGGGAAGGGCAGCACATGCGCGACTCTACGCGCCATTGGTGAGGCCGCTGGCTGGCGCGTGCATGTCATGACATCCCCTCATTTGGTGGATGTTACAGAGCGGTTTCGGATCGCTGGTAAACTGGTTAGCGAATCGGAATTGGTTGCCACGCTTGAAGAAATCGAGCGGGTGAATGATGGTGCGCCCATTACCGTATTTGAAGTTCTGACAGCCGCTGGTTTTCTGCTTTTTTCCCGCCACCCGGCAGATCTGGCTATTATCGAAGTAGGGCTGGGTGGCCGGTGTGATGCCACCAATGTGCTGCGTAAGCCTGCGGCCTGTATTGTCACCTCCGTCTCGCGTGATCACGAGGCGTTTCTGGGCGACACGCTGGAAGCTATTGCCGCAGAAAAAGCCGGTATTTTCAAGCCGGGCGTGCCGGCCGTAACAGGTAATCAGCCAGAAGCGGTTATAAAAGTTTTGCAAGCACAGGCTGATAAGGTGGGTGCACCACTGTATCGGCGTGGGGCTGAATGGTCGATTTATCCGCAGAATGATGCGGAGTCGGACACGACTGGGCTGACGTTTACAGATAAGGCCGGAGAACTCGCATTGCCGCAGCCAGCATTGGTTGGGGCGTGGCAGGTTGAAAATGTAGGTCTTGCCGTAGAAGCGTTGCGTGTTTCTGGTTTGCATGTGCCGGAACAGGCATGGCATGGCATTGGCCGTGTGAATTGGCCTGCGCGTATGCAGCAACTCCACGGTAAATTGGCATCTCATCTACCTAAAGGCTGGGAACTCTGGCTGGATGGTGGCCATAACCCCGGTGCAGGCAATGCATTGGCGCAGGAACTGGTACACTGGAAAGATCAGCCCCTGCATGTGCTGGTAGGGATGAAGCAGACCAAGGATGCCACGGGCTTTTTAAATCCGGTGCTGCCCTTTGCGTCTAGCGTGTGGGCCATTTGCGAGCCTCAGCAGCATTTGGCATTGCCGGTAGAAGCTATTGTGGAGACTTCTGGCGGAAAGGCTCAGGTAGGGCCAACGCTGGTTGAAGCGCTTGATGCGCTAGTGGCTCAAAACCCACAACAGCATGCAAGAGTGCTGATTTGTGGCAGCTTGTATCTGGCTGGCGTTGCGCTCAAGCAAGAGGGATGGGTGGCTGCGTAA
- the trxA gene encoding thioredoxin TrxA codes for MSEHTLAVSDSSFDKDVLKASGLVLVDFWAEWCGPCKMIGPALEEIGKEFAGKVTVAKVNIDDNPETPNAYQVRSIPTLMLVRDGKVVDKKVGALPKSQLKAWVESAL; via the coding sequence ATGAGTGAACACACGCTTGCTGTCAGCGATTCCAGCTTTGATAAAGATGTTCTCAAGGCGTCTGGCCTTGTGCTGGTAGATTTCTGGGCAGAATGGTGCGGCCCCTGCAAGATGATTGGTCCAGCACTGGAAGAAATTGGCAAAGAGTTTGCCGGTAAGGTGACCGTTGCCAAAGTGAATATTGACGATAATCCCGAAACACCTAATGCGTATCAGGTGCGCAGCATTCCTACTCTTATGCTGGTGCGTGATGGTAAAGTTGTAGATAAAAAAGTGGGCGCCCTGCCCAAAAGCCAGTTGAAGGCATGGGTTGAAAGCGCTCTGTAA
- a CDS encoding response regulator transcription factor, whose translation MRILLLENNFTSSRAIFSALTKASFSVDMVRCDQEVIELLRNYDYGLAILHLQHPDIDGYNILSTLRSLKLATPVIVISPVNNPEVKTQAFAAGADDYLTDPFDSTELTARIQAILRRAHGYAHPIAHIGDLTVNLNSHAVTVKNQPIHLTGKEFSILELLVLRKGIAQTKETFLNHLYGGRDEPDIKIIDVFICKLRKKLQAAGAGNLISTVWGRGYILNDPQAAKACTSMPTLGKHLQQSQSMSGLHVSHPHAAESSA comes from the coding sequence ATGCGTATTTTACTTTTAGAAAATAATTTCACCTCAAGCCGGGCAATATTTTCGGCATTAACAAAAGCCTCTTTTTCGGTGGATATGGTTCGATGTGATCAGGAAGTTATAGAATTACTTAGAAACTATGATTATGGCCTTGCCATTCTTCACCTGCAACACCCTGATATTGATGGGTACAACATCCTTAGCACATTACGATCTTTAAAACTCGCTACGCCTGTTATCGTCATCTCTCCAGTCAACAATCCGGAAGTGAAAACACAAGCTTTTGCCGCAGGCGCAGACGATTATCTGACGGACCCTTTTGATTCGACCGAACTTACAGCGCGCATACAAGCTATTTTACGACGCGCACATGGGTATGCCCACCCTATTGCACATATTGGCGACCTTACAGTTAACCTCAATAGTCATGCTGTAACTGTAAAAAATCAGCCTATTCACCTTACCGGGAAAGAATTTTCCATTCTTGAGCTACTTGTATTGCGTAAAGGCATTGCCCAAACAAAGGAAACCTTTCTCAACCATCTTTATGGAGGAAGGGATGAACCAGATATAAAAATTATAGATGTTTTTATCTGCAAACTTCGCAAAAAACTTCAGGCTGCTGGTGCGGGAAATCTTATTTCTACCGTATGGGGTAGAGGCTACATTTTGAATGACCCGCAAGCAGCCAAAGCATGCACATCCATGCCTACTCTTGGTAAACACCTTCAACAATCCCAATCAATGTCTGGCCTACATGTCTCCCACCCACATGCTGCGGAGAGTAGCGCCTGA
- the addA gene encoding double-strand break repair helicase AddA, producing MSISAQKALQKAISQANAQQALASDPSASVFVSASAGSGKTKLLIDRLLRLMLPRLAEDGSIQPGSSPARILCLTFTKAAAAEMSIRLQKRLGRWVTLPDEELDKELAGLYVPCTDETRRRARALFAEVLDLPGGMRIGTIHAFCQSLLRRFPLEASMNPHFTVMEETDASLALQACVEAILGQQKEGVISPLAGQISLGDFIFILGVLRKDERSSSLLKLVVEDSHKAETVLCQILGLSPDILHGSTAEFLEKSCSNFPEEQNLREGFQLLSKEGAEAIKRNAFSLLDWLTLPVSERAAQWSVWRNGFLTKEGKLRSVGLISKKLSEKYSDISIYIQKEAERISKVEEQQRARKLAEMGSALLKMAAAVSSLYTTQKARHGQIEYDDLIQRALGLLREPGAAWVMYKLDGGIDHLLLDEVQDTSPEQWRIAGDLTEEFFAGLGGRSEDAPPRTIFAVGDYKQSIYGFQGADPDSFREWRQRFKARVQDAHLLWREPELTVSFRSTAPILKLVDAVFSESDAAKGVVEEPGQIMEHITARPGEGGRVELWPLVESEDEEDDISPWAPAQDNATRQSPRQKLADAVAGYISRQLNKKHFHGKNSLTAGDVLVLVPRRSPFVGMLVRALKGHNIPVVTLVRTGLAEHLAVQDMLSLCAALLLPQDDLTLACVLTSPLGGVSDNSLMALATGREKGELLWSALRERHAEQPDWKLAWNFLNGLFRQVDYLTPYEFLSAALGPGGARARFLARLGPEAAEPIDELLSAAIRYQDQHPPSLQGFLHWMRHSEETVKREAEAGGNSVRIMTVHGSKGLQARLVILPDTVGLPRFEDRLFWAHDKKQNIDVPLYVPRNALSVGLTRGLKDVMRGRVVEEYNRLLYVALTRAADRLVVCGWKPGRNVPAESWYERCRIGFEKAGATEVDFQEGGWSGSMLLLEETPQEEANPKKSVPTSDVEKSADTALLPQWMGTAPLWKPTLPEAESPLARPLAPSKPDDAMLGPLPPVRSPLDIAAVTPAKAREAAFRRGNLVHSLLQFLPACPVEQQPAMAHQWLARPASGLSSHEATELAQQVIAVLSLPELVDLFDPAARAEQRLAGVAGGQVIVGQVDRLRILPDKVLVCDFKTGRHAPSKVQDTPVLYLRQMAAYRALLQGIWPDRPVVCVLVWTEMPRADVLPDALLDKYAPGILPAAVS from the coding sequence ATGAGCATATCTGCACAGAAAGCTTTACAAAAAGCCATTTCTCAGGCCAATGCGCAGCAGGCTCTGGCATCGGATCCTTCAGCTTCGGTTTTTGTTTCAGCTTCTGCGGGAAGCGGTAAAACCAAACTGCTTATTGATCGCCTTTTGCGCTTGATGTTGCCGCGCTTGGCAGAAGATGGTTCTATCCAGCCCGGAAGTTCACCTGCCCGTATTTTGTGTCTGACTTTTACCAAGGCAGCCGCGGCGGAAATGTCTATTCGTCTGCAAAAGCGTCTTGGTCGTTGGGTCACATTACCAGATGAGGAGTTAGATAAAGAGTTAGCAGGGTTGTATGTTCCGTGCACAGATGAAACACGGCGGCGTGCACGGGCATTGTTTGCAGAAGTTCTTGATCTTCCAGGAGGCATGCGTATTGGAACAATCCATGCGTTTTGCCAATCTCTGTTGCGGCGTTTTCCGCTGGAAGCTTCCATGAACCCGCACTTTACGGTTATGGAAGAAACAGATGCCTCCTTGGCTTTGCAGGCGTGTGTAGAAGCTATTTTAGGGCAGCAAAAAGAAGGTGTTATTTCCCCACTGGCTGGTCAGATTTCATTGGGAGATTTTATTTTTATTTTAGGAGTTTTGAGAAAAGATGAGAGATCATCTTCTTTGTTAAAACTCGTTGTGGAAGACTCCCATAAAGCTGAGACTGTATTATGCCAGATACTAGGGTTGTCGCCCGATATATTACATGGAAGCACTGCTGAATTTCTTGAAAAATCATGTTCTAATTTTCCAGAAGAACAGAATTTAAGAGAAGGGTTTCAGCTTCTTTCTAAGGAGGGGGCCGAGGCAATTAAAAGGAATGCTTTTTCTCTTTTGGATTGGCTTACCTTGCCTGTATCAGAACGTGCGGCTCAATGGTCTGTGTGGAGAAATGGTTTTCTTACAAAAGAGGGAAAACTACGATCTGTTGGCTTGATTTCTAAAAAACTTTCTGAAAAATATTCTGATATTTCAATTTATATTCAGAAAGAGGCTGAACGTATTTCCAAGGTGGAGGAACAGCAGCGCGCTCGAAAACTGGCTGAAATGGGAAGTGCATTGCTTAAAATGGCAGCGGCTGTTTCTAGCCTCTATACAACGCAAAAAGCACGGCATGGCCAAATTGAATATGATGATCTTATCCAGCGTGCATTAGGGCTTTTGCGAGAGCCCGGAGCTGCCTGGGTAATGTATAAGTTAGATGGAGGCATAGACCATTTGTTGCTGGATGAGGTGCAAGATACCTCTCCTGAACAATGGCGTATTGCCGGTGATCTTACAGAAGAATTTTTTGCAGGCCTTGGTGGGCGGAGTGAAGATGCGCCGCCCAGGACTATTTTTGCCGTAGGGGATTATAAGCAGTCCATTTATGGATTTCAGGGCGCAGACCCTGATTCTTTCCGAGAGTGGCGTCAAAGGTTCAAAGCGCGTGTTCAGGATGCTCATTTATTGTGGCGTGAACCTGAACTAACAGTTTCTTTTAGATCAACCGCGCCAATCCTTAAACTGGTTGATGCTGTTTTTTCAGAATCTGATGCAGCTAAAGGGGTTGTCGAAGAACCCGGGCAGATCATGGAGCATATTACCGCGCGTCCTGGTGAAGGTGGGCGTGTGGAACTATGGCCATTGGTTGAGTCTGAAGATGAAGAAGATGATATTAGCCCGTGGGCGCCAGCCCAAGATAATGCGACACGACAGAGCCCACGCCAAAAGTTGGCAGATGCTGTGGCAGGATATATCTCTAGACAGTTAAACAAAAAACATTTTCATGGGAAAAATTCTTTAACGGCCGGTGATGTTTTGGTTCTTGTGCCACGTCGCTCACCCTTTGTGGGGATGCTTGTGCGTGCGTTGAAAGGCCATAACATTCCTGTGGTTACGCTTGTGCGTACAGGGTTGGCCGAGCATCTTGCTGTACAGGATATGCTTTCTTTGTGTGCAGCACTCCTGTTGCCACAAGATGATTTAACATTAGCTTGTGTGCTTACATCTCCGCTAGGTGGTGTGTCGGATAATAGCTTGATGGCTTTGGCTACAGGGCGTGAAAAAGGAGAACTATTATGGTCAGCACTCCGTGAGCGTCATGCTGAGCAGCCAGATTGGAAGCTGGCTTGGAATTTTCTGAATGGTTTGTTCAGGCAGGTAGATTATTTAACACCGTATGAGTTTCTTTCTGCTGCATTAGGGCCGGGTGGGGCTCGTGCACGGTTTCTTGCACGATTGGGGCCAGAAGCAGCAGAGCCAATTGATGAACTTCTTTCTGCAGCAATAAGGTATCAGGATCAGCATCCGCCTTCTTTGCAGGGTTTTCTGCATTGGATGCGTCATTCCGAAGAAACCGTGAAGCGAGAAGCTGAAGCTGGCGGAAATTCTGTAAGAATCATGACAGTTCATGGTTCTAAAGGGTTACAGGCTCGTCTGGTAATTTTGCCAGATACAGTTGGTCTTCCTCGTTTTGAGGATAGGTTATTTTGGGCGCATGATAAAAAACAAAATATAGACGTGCCTTTGTATGTGCCACGTAATGCTTTGTCTGTTGGCTTAACGCGTGGTTTAAAAGACGTGATGCGTGGTCGTGTGGTGGAGGAATATAATCGGCTGCTTTACGTAGCGCTTACACGTGCAGCGGATCGACTGGTTGTTTGTGGCTGGAAGCCAGGACGCAATGTGCCAGCAGAAAGTTGGTATGAAAGATGCCGGATTGGTTTTGAAAAAGCAGGTGCAACAGAAGTAGACTTTCAGGAAGGTGGATGGTCTGGTTCTATGTTGCTACTAGAAGAAACGCCGCAGGAAGAAGCTAATCCCAAAAAATCTGTCCCGACTTCAGATGTTGAGAAGAGCGCGGACACAGCCTTGCTGCCGCAATGGATGGGAACGGCTCCGTTGTGGAAACCTACTTTGCCAGAAGCTGAAAGCCCGCTAGCGCGCCCGTTGGCCCCAAGTAAACCAGATGATGCCATGCTGGGGCCGCTACCACCTGTTCGTTCACCGCTAGATATTGCTGCTGTAACACCAGCCAAAGCGCGTGAGGCAGCTTTTCGGCGTGGTAATCTGGTACACTCTTTGTTGCAGTTTTTGCCGGCTTGCCCCGTAGAACAGCAACCCGCCATGGCGCATCAATGGTTGGCACGACCAGCAAGTGGTTTGTCATCGCATGAAGCTACCGAGCTTGCACAGCAGGTTATTGCGGTTTTGAGCCTACCAGAACTGGTAGATTTGTTTGACCCTGCTGCACGGGCGGAACAGCGCTTGGCCGGTGTGGCAGGCGGGCAGGTTATTGTGGGGCAGGTTGACCGTTTGCGTATACTGCCAGACAAAGTGCTGGTGTGTGATTTTAAAACCGGCCGCCATGCACCCAGTAAGGTGCAAGATACACCCGTTCTATATCTCCGGCAGATGGCGGCTTATCGTGCCCTTCTGCAAGGCATATGGCCCGATCGGCCTGTGGTGTGTGTTTTGGTTTGGACAGAAATGCCACGTGCGGATGTTTTGCCAGATGCATTGCTGGATAAGTACGCCCCCGGCATTTTGCCTGCAGCTGTATCTTGA